One Centroberyx gerrardi isolate f3 chromosome 6, fCenGer3.hap1.cur.20231027, whole genome shotgun sequence genomic region harbors:
- the pak4 gene encoding serine/threonine-protein kinase PAK 4, with protein sequence MFTKKKKSRIQISAPSNFEHRVHTDFDEQEQKFVGLPRQWQSLIEDTAKRPKPFIDATVITTVEPRGVEPRKTIVRGSKLGVDGSLTWLLDEFDTMSVTRSNSLRRGSPPIQPRRDSGSSGGGGGGGGGQENGDPHHRHYTHTDRQDRERPRPDQQSGGDRGDPRQGQRLARPPHRDGEGVQGRPQQQPRGQEPSRAHRERPGSGPPPPPHRDREPRDPHQDQVVRREQPSDRRPKSSYTGRDGSPQSPRDKRPLSGPNIRTPNLPVTEGVMKTAQQTARPFNTYPRTDSEGGRSPTGQPVRHHDSPPHNGPSSGSTRGSSGSKPPISHPHPHHTSHPTLGPEATQHPHTPHPNVPAPRPPGPPASGAPPQARSPQREPQRVSHEQFRAALQMVVDPGDPRTYLDHYIKIGEGSTGIVCIATVKTTGKLVAVKKMDLRKQQRRELLFNEVVIMRDYHHDNVVEMYNSYLVGDELWVVMEFLEGGALTDIVTHTRMNEEQIATVCLSVLKALSVLHTQGVIHRDIKSDSILLTHDGRVKLSDFGFCAQVSKEVQRRKSLVGTPYWMAPELISRLPYGPEVDIWSLGVMVIEMVDGEPPYFNEPPLKAMKMIRDNLPPKLKNLHKVSPLLKGFLDRMLVRDPTQRAAASELLKHPFLTKAGPPSCIVPLMRQNRMR encoded by the exons ATGttcaccaagaagaagaagtctcGTATCCAGATCTCGGCTCCGTCTAACTTCGAGCATCGCGTCCACACCGACTTTGACGAGCAGGAGCAGAAGTTCGTGGGTTTGCCGCGGCAATGGCAGTCGCTCATCGAGGACACGGCCAAGAGGCCCAAGCCCTTCATCGACGCCACTGTCATCACCACTGTAGAGCCGCGCGGCGTGGAGCCACgcaag ACCATTGTACGTGGCAGCAAGCTGGGAGTGGACGGCTCTCTGACCTGGCTGCTGGATGAGTTTGACACCATGTCGGTGACGCGCTCCAACTCCCTCCGGCGAGGCAGTCCGCCCATCCAGCCGCGCAGAGACTCAGGCtcctcaggaggaggaggaggaggaggaggggggcaggagaACGGAGATCCTCACCAcagacactacacacacaccgacagacaAGACAG AGAGCGACCCAGACCGGACCAGCAGAGCGGAGGGGACCGAGGCGACCCCCGTCAGGGTCAGCGCTTGGCCCGCCCCCCCCACAGAGACGGGGAGGGGGTCCAGGGTCGACCCCAGCAGCAGCCGCGGGGCCAGGAGCCCAGCAGAGCCCACAGGGAGCGACCGGGCTCcggcccccctccccccccacacagagacagagagcccCGGGACCCGCACCAG gacCAGGTGGTTCGCAGGGAGCAGCCCAGCGACCGCAGGCCCAAGTCCAGCTACACGGGGAGGGACGGCAGCCCCCAGTCTCCCAGGGACAAGAGGCCTCTGTCCGGGCCCAACATCCGAACCCCCAACCTGCCGGTGACGGAGGGGGTGATGAAGACGGCCCAGCAGACCGCACGGCCCTTCAACACCTACCCCAGGACGGACAGCGAGGGGGGACGCAGCCCCACGGGACAG CCCGTCCGACACCACGACTCCCCGCCCCACAACGGCCCCTCCAGCGGCTCCACCCGCGGTTCCTCCGGCTCCAAACCCCCCATcagccacccccacccccatcacacctcccaccccaccctggGCCCCGAGGCCACCCAGCACCCCCACACCCCTCACCCCAACGTCCCGGCCCCGCGTCCCCCCGGCCCCCCGGCCTCGGGCGCCCCCCCCCAGGCCCGCTCCCCGCAGAGGGAGCCCCAGAGGGTTTCCCATGAGCAGTTCAGAGCGGCGCTGCAGATGGTGGTGGACCCCGGCGACCCGCGGACCTACCTGGACCACTACATTAAGATCGGGGAGGGATCCACTGGGATCGTGTGCATCGCCACGGTGAAGACCACCGGAAAACTGGTAGCTGTGAAGAAGATGGACCTGAGGAAACAGCAGCGCAGGGAGCTCCTCTTCAACGAG GTGGTGATCATGCGGGACTATCACCATGACAACGTGGTGGAGATGTACAACAGCTACCTGGTGGGAGACGAGCTCTGGGTCGTCATGGAGTTCCTGGAGGGAGGAGCGCTTACTGACATCGTGACACACAccag GATGAACGAGGAGCAGATCGCCACAGTGTGCCTGTCGGTCCTGAAGGCGCTGTCCGTCCTGCACACCCAGGGAGTGATCCACCGGGACATCAAGAGCGACTCCATCCTCCTGACTCACGACGGCAGG gtgaaGCTGTCAGACTTTGGTTTCTGTGCCCAGGTATCTAAGGAAGTCCAGAGGAGGAAATCTCTGGTTGGAACGCCCTACTGGATGGCACCAGAACTCATATCCAGACTGCCTTATGGACcggag GTGGACATCTGGTCCCTGGGTGTCATGGTGATAGAGATGGTGGACGGGGAGCCGCCGTACTTCAACGAGCCGCCGCTCAAAGCCATGAAGATGATCCGGGACAACCTGCCTCCCAAACTCAAGAACCTGCACAAG GTGTCTCCTCTCCTGAAGGGCTTCCTGGACAGGATGCTGGTGCGGGACCCCACCCAGCGAGCCGCGGCCAGCGAGCTTCTCAAACACCCCTTCCTGACCAAGGCGGGTCCGCCCTCCTGCATCGTCCCGCTGATGAGGCAGAACAGGATGAGATGA